CTAAGCGATCGCCCGTCATTGCTAAACAAATGAGCCCCCGGGCTTCCACAGCCATAAAATTAATCATATCTGGGGTCGCATGTTGGGCCGCACAGATAATGTCTCCTTCATTTTCGCGGTTCTCATCGTCCACGACCACAACGGCGCGTCCGGCTTTAATGTCCTTGAGGGCATCCTCGATCGAATCAAATTGCCAAGCTGTATCCACGTATTTTTCAGTTAACTAAATGTAATGTTTCTTTAATATTTACAGTCCATTGTAACGGTTTGCTGGGCTCTCTGCGGTCGAGATGATGCTTTGAGAATCCAGATGATGGCTCTGTTTGAGAATGGGTTTTTGGTGAAGAAGAGCCGAAAAAGTAACCGTTGAACCCAGACCTTCACCCATGCTGTAAAAAGAAATTTTGCCGCCACAGGCCTCTACGAGTTTTTTAGAAATCGCCAGCCCCAAGCCAGTACCTCCATACTGACGAGTATGGCCACCCCGCACTTGGGAGAAATTTTCAAAGAGCTTGGTCTGCATATCCAAGGCAACGCCAATACCTGTATCAATTACGCTAATTTTAGCAACCCCAGGGAATTGGCGATCGCCATAGGTGATGGGCTTAAAAACAAGCTCCACATCGATCGTAATGCCGCCATTGGGGGTGAATTTGATTGCGTTGCTGACGAGGTTGAGGAGGACTTGGAAAATACGACGATAGTCAGTGTAGAGGATGATGTCATCGTGACTTTCGGGAATATGAATATCCCAGGTGAGCTGTTTGGTTTGGAGTTGAGGACGGGCAAAGTTATTGAGGTTATCTAGTAGTTCTGTGAGCTTGATGGGCTGAAATTCGAGGTCAATTTTGCCAGCTTCAATTTTGGCAATGTCGAGGATGTCGTTGATTAAGTTCAGCAGATGGAGGGCACTTTCGTAGGCGGCGCCCACAAATTCAAGTTCTTCGGTGCGGTCATCGGCCATTTCATCGAGGATGAGTTTTAGAAAACCGATGATCCCGTTGAGGGGGGTGCGCAGTTCGTGGGTGGTACTGGCGAGAAAGTCATTTTTGAGGCGGGTGGCTTCGGTGGCAGTCTGGTGGAGATGTTCTAGTTCTTTATAAAGAGTGGCATGGGCGATCGCCGTTCCCAATTGTTCAGCGATTTCCTGGGCAAATTCCTGTTCCACCTCTTGCCATTCCCGGGGGTAATTGCACTGTTGGAGGCAAATTAAACCATTAACACTGCCTTGGTAGAGGGTCGGGACGATGAGTATCGATTGGCTATCGGGGAGGACAGCGTGAAACACATCAGTCTGCTGGGGCTCTTTAGTTTGGGCGAGTTGTTCGAATATCAAATTATTAGGCGATCGCCACTGGATCCCTAGACAAGAGCTCATTTCAGGTTGGCGATATTCAGCTTCAACCCGCAGGCTCTGCTGCATTTCATCGGTTGCTAAGAGTAAACAGCGACTGACCTGTAAGGTTTCCCCGATACCATTAACGGCCTCTTGACGAATAACTACCCAATCGAGGGTACTCCGGATTTTTCGAGCAATCTGCGTTAGGGCTTTTTGGTGGGCCAAAGGCGACAAAGGCAGTACTGGATTATGTGTCGCTCGGGGAAGACCGATAACTAACAGTTGACTACCAGGGAGCGGCATCAGCAACAGTTTGAGTGTGATCGCCTTGTCTTCCCATCGAAAAGTCCCCTCTAGGGTTGCGGGACTGCCTTGGGTTGTCTGCTGTAGAGCATTGGCGTAGGGATGGGGGGCCACATCGAACCATTGGGTAAACACCTGTTCTCCAATTATTCTCTGTCGATCGCTATCCCGAATAATTTTCTGTTGCCCATAAAAATCGATGCAAGTACCTGTTTGGTCCTGAATCCAAAGGATTTCTGCATTCAGGGGCTGCCAGTAGGCCAGATGGCATTGTAAGTCGGACGATAGCTTAGGGGAGGAACAGCCCATAGTGGCGCTAATGATTTAGTTGAGGTTAGTTCTGGAGGTCTGAGGCAGTGGTTTAACTGTTGAAGGGTCTTGGGGAATATGTTGCTAGAGTCGGCTCAGGTTCAGTGATTCAAGAATTTTACTGGACTGGGGTAATACAGCGAGGCGATCGCTTGACGAGCAGGAAAGCGCACCCAGGGTTAGGTATCAATATACTTTACGCCATCCCCTTTGACTTCTTATCCTTAACATCCTAAGGAATACCGAACCATCAAGAAAAAAAGATTCAGTAAATTTATTTGCTATCTTCATTGAACTTGCGTTCAGAATCAGTCACCATTGCCACCAACACTGCCCCTAAAGTTTTTTGGTTTGATTCGGTAGGGTCAGGCTAATACTGGCTTTCTGCAATGCAGCGCGGTTTGGTCATAGAACCTCAAGAAAGCGATCGCAATCAATGAAATGGTGAGCCCTTTTGTCCTTTAGCTGCCGCTGGTAACGGTCATCTGTTGTAACCAGTCAATGCCCTGTTTAAAGGCTGTTTCCCCGGTGATCGCCCCATTGGTATGGTCTGCTCCGGAAATCAGGACAAAGTGCTTTGGGGCTGTGGCGATCGCCCAGAGACTTTGACCCATCGCTGGGGGAACGAGATCATCCTGGGCGCCATGGGTGATAAAAATAGGTTCTTGAAGTTGGGCAATTTTTGCGGCCGAGTCAAACCGCTGCTTGAGCAGGAATGACACGGGAAAAAGACGATACTGGGGTTTAGTGGTGGCCATCGCCATCATGGAAGTAAAAGTGCTTTCCAGAAAAAGACCGGCAACAGGACGCTGACGAGATAGTTCAACGGCCACGGCCCCGCCAAGGGAATGGCCATGTACCATTAGCTGGGTTGCTGGGATATTTTTTTCTCTGGTGAGGAATTCATAGGCGGCGATCGCATCTTCATAGACTTGGGCTTCTTGGGGAAAACCCGCACTACTACTACCATAGCCGCGATAATTAAACACCAAAGCACCATAGCCAACCCGCTGCCAGAGGGCGATCGCCTGGAAATTAGGATCGCTCAGGCCACCGTTGCCATGGAGAAAAAGCACTGCTTTTTTGACGTTGGTCGGAGGAGGGAACCACCAGCCGGTCAAATGCTGCTGTTGGCCCACCGGAATTGTGACCGCCTCATGGGTCAGGGTCAATGTTGCAGGAATAGGATTTAGCGGCTGTGCTTCAGGAAAAAAAATAAGCTGCCGTTGTTGAAAAAAAAGGAGACCACAACCTCCCACATAGGCCAGTAAGAATCCCGTTAGCAGCCAGCCGATCATGATTTTCTTGGAAACATTTATCTTTTCCATCATAGGCAGCTTTGTCAGCGCTCAACCAAGATCAAGGACAGTTTCGCAACCGTTAGGGGATTCTAGCAACCCTACCGACCGCCCATGTCACAATGGAAGCGAAGAACGCAAAAATTTTCAGCAAAAGGCGATCGCCTTTTGCTCCCGAACCATGTCCCAAGATGTCCTCCTCGGTAAAAGTCTCCCCGAACTAACCCACTGGGTTGAAGCCACCGGTCAACCCAGTTACCGGGGGAAACAGCTCTATGATTGGCTCTACAACAAGGGTATCCATCGTCTCGATGAAATAACCGTTTTCCCCAAGGCTTGGCGAGCAGAAATGGCCGCTTATCCCGTCGGGCGATCGCAGATTCATCACCACCGCACCGCCCCCGATGGCACCCGTAAATATCTCCTCAAACTCCATGACGGCTTGATTGTTGAAACCGTCGGCATCCCTACCGAAAAACGTCTGACAGTTTGTGTTTCCTCCCAGGTGGGCTGTGCCATGGCCTGTGACTTCTGTGCCACGGGGAAAAGTGGCTTTACTCGCCACCTCCAGGCCCATGAAATTATTGACCAAGTGCTCACTGTCCAAGAAGACTTTCAACAGCGGGTCAGCCATGTGGTATTCATGGGCATGGGAGAACCCCTCGCAAACCTCGACCAAGTACTCAAGTCAGTTTATGGTTTAAACCAAGATATCGGCATTGGCCAGCGATCGCTTACCATTTCCACCGTCGGTGTGCCCGGAAAAATTCGTGAACTGGCTGACCATCATTTACAAATCACCTTTGCCGTTAGTCTCCACGCACCAAACCAACACCTCAGAGAATCCATCATTCCGACGGCTAGCCACTATCCTTTCCAGGAGTTGCTTGATGAATGTCGAGAATACGTGGCGATTACCCACCGTCGGATCAGCTTTGAATACATTCTGTTGGCAGGAGTCAATGATCTACCAGACCACGCCACAGAACTGGCGAAGCAGCTCAAGGGTTTCCAGAGCCATGTCAATTTGATTCCCTATAATCCCATCACAGAAGTTCCTTTCCAGCGGCCTGGGAAGAAGCGAATCAACGTGTTTAAGCAGATCCTCCAAGACCACAAAATTGCGGTCACCGTACGTTATTCCAAGGGCTTAGAAGCTGACGCTGCCTGCGGTCAACTGCGCTCGAATTTCCGGCGATCTGCGCCAGCAACGGTAAAATAAAACAGCAAAAATCTTCGCCAGCGTCACCACTGCCATGAATATTTTCGGTATCGGTCTGCCAGAAATGGCCCTTATTTTTATCATTGCCCTCTTAATCTTCGGCCCGAAAAAGCTACCAGAAATAGGCCGGAGTCTTGGTAAGACGATCCGTAGTTTTCAGGATGCGTCCAATGAATTCCAGGAAGAATTCAAAAAAGAAGCGGAAAAAATCGAGAATACAGTATCAATGCAGGCCCGCCTTGAAGAAGGAAACGGCGATGAAGCAGCGGTGCAAACTGAGAATGCGGCCAGTGAGCCCAAGGCTAACAGTTAGCGCCAGCTAATCCGTTGTCTACTAAGCCCACTGACTGGGGGGAGTTTGTTGGGGGCGATCGCCTAAATCGCCCAATAGCTTCTCTTGGATCGCCTGCTGCAACTCCTGACGACGGATTTCAATGCTGCCCTGGGTTTCACTAAAAATCACACTCTCAACAGCTGCCAGAGAAAACAACTTGAACAACAGGTGGGTAACGGGGACGGCGAGGGCAACCAAGCTTGGATTCGTATCAACTCCCTGGGACTGCTGAGCCAGGGCTAGGGTTTCAAAGCCATAGACAACTGTTTTTGTTCGTTGGGGGTCTGTTCGATGGGCGAGGGTCGTCACTAGCCAATCTCCCCCTAAGGACTGACAAACATAATATTCCTGCGCTTTCAAGCGTCCAGCAAAGGTTTTGAGCACAGGGGCGATCGCCTGTTCCATGACCCGGGGCATCGTCCCATCTTGAGGCGCTTGCTCAATGAGGCAGTGTAATTGTTGGTCTAGATCCATAGGAAAACAACGGTTAGGCGATCGGAGCTTACTTTTCTATGATAGATCTTCCCCCTAGGGGCTTTGCACAGGTAGTGGATAATGGCGAGGCTCCACCACAGCAGGACAGAGACTTTGATAGGTTTGCTCTAGTTGACTGATGTTGTTGTGCAGGGTGTAGCGCTCTAGAAGTCGTTGGCGAGCCTTATGGCCAAGAATTGTCACCAGCTCTGCCTGATCACGCAGGAGGGGCAGTAACGTTTTTAATTGGCCCGTCACGCCCTTCGTATCGAGAACTATCCCCGCCCCTTGGTTTAAAACCTCTCCATCGGCCCCAGCATCGGTGGCCACACAGGCTAGACCACAGGCCATGGCTTCTAGGAGCGATAAAGATAGCCCCTCTACTAAGGAAGGGAGGATAAAGACATCCGCCGCCCGGAGTAAGTCTAAACGCTGGGTTTCATCCCCGACAAATCCCAGCCAGATAATGCCCTGGTCGTCATTATAGGTCGATTCTAAAGACGCTTTCAGGGGACCGTCGCCCATGATCAAGAGCAGGCAATCCTCTCCCATATTGGCCACACACCAAGCCTTGAGAAGAGCTTCTACATTTTTTTCGGGGGCAATGCGACCTTGGTAAATAAACACTCGCTTTGCCTTGAGGCTCCGTCGATAGGTGCTGGGGGCCGGGCAGTATTTTTGTTCATCAACCCCATTGGGAATAATCTGCACTGTACCTTGGGGAACCCCTAATTTCACCAACATATCCTTTTGGATTTCAGAAAAAACAATTACCCGGTCGTAGTTAGCCAGACAGGGGGCATAGAGTTGATAGGTCAGATACTGGGTGCTGGATTGGAGATTACGTAATTTGCTGTCAAAGGGGGGATGAAAGGTGGCGACTAGGGGCAAATTTAATTCGCGACAAATATCTGGTAAACGAAAATCAAGGGGGGACAGGGTCAGGGAAGCATGGACTAAATCGGGCTGGAATTTCTCGAGGGCTTCCATCAACACTTGGCTAGATTTGGGACTGGGAATGGTGTAAATCTGGGACTTGTAGAGGAAAGGGAGAAACACCTCTGGGCAATCTCGCCAAACCTGTTCACTTTCTTCCTGTTGGGCAAAGTGAAGAAAACTGACGTTATAGCCTCGATCCAGGAGGTGGTTGGTCACTTCACGGCCATAGGTGACATTGCCACAAAAGGGAGATTTTTTACCGAGCCAAGCGACATGCATTGATTGGAGATCCTGGGTTGAGGGTTAGGATTTTCGCGAGATACACCAGTTTAGTACGCCGCCGGCGATCGCCAATCCTGAGAGGCCGAGGAGCACAGGTTGCAGGCCAAAGAGGGCTTCTGCTACTCCCGCTAAGGCCAAGGGTAAAGATAGAGCAATATTAACAGCATTATTCTGTAAACCAAAAACCTTTCCTCGTAGTGCTGCTGGGGTTTCTCGCTGAATGGTTGTCTGCATTGGTACGCCCACGAGGGCGGCAAAAAAACCGAGGGCAGTGGTGCTCAGCAGGGAAAAAATCAGGCTATGGGTCGAGAAGGAAAGGGCAAGGAGGGCGATCGCCGTTCCAATGGATCCCCAAAAGCTCAAAGTGCGGTAAGGGAGGTGATTTCCCCAATGGCCCAGGAAAAAAGCGCCAATCCCTAAACCGACCCCCCCAGCAGCTAAGAGGAAGCCAAATTGTTCTGCCTTGAGGCCCGGAATCTGGGCTGCCAAACTGACTGCAACCACCGCCAGGGCTGCAAAGACAGCGAAAAGGATCACCAACTGGATCAAGGCATTGCGTACCCGTTGGTTGTCATTGAGGTAACGCAGGCCGTCGCGAATATCGGCCCATACATGGGGCTGTTCCTGTTGACGGTCTTTGGGGGTTTCATTGGTTTTGAGAGCCAGCAGTACTAGGCCGGCGATCGCATAGCCCCCACCCACAACCAGCTCTTTCCCCCAATCTCCCGGAATGCCGAAATGGGCCAAAAGTTGATCTGTCAAGCCGAGGAGGGGCTCCCCCACCGCAAAACCAACAATGAGCAGGGCCATCATGGTGGTGGTGTAAAGAGAATTGGCGGCCAGAAGATATTTGTGGTCAACAATTAAAGGCAGAGCTGCCTGTTCCGCCGGGGCAAAAAACTGTGTCAGAGTGGAGACAAGAAAGGTCATGCCCAGGAGCAAAATAAAGCCAGGGGGCAATTCCCACCAATCTGGTTGATCCTGCACAAACCACAGCAAGGCTGGCAAGCTCAGTACAAACAGTCCCCGCAGAAGATTGGAGACCACCAGGACTCCTTTCTTGGACCAGCGATCCACATAAACCCCTGCCACGGAGCCAAATAAAATGGCTGGGATTGTCAAAGCAATCATGACCGCAGAGACCCAGCTACTAATCCCCTGGGCCGCCACTTGGAAATGACTCGCGATGAGGGCAATCATCAGCACTAGGTAAATCTTGTCGGCTAACTGAGAAAAGATTTGACCGATCCAGAGCACAAGAAATTGGGGGTTGCGCAATACGGGGCCAAAACCAGCGGTCGTTTGGGGGGAAGCGATCGCCCCCTCTATCGGTGGAATATCAGTGGCAGGGAGGGTCGGTAAATCCGTTTCCGTGGACATGCGTGGTGGGCAAAAATAGTGATGAGAGGATCATTTCTCAGTATAGTTGAGGCGATCGCCCAATGTTGGCGGTTTATACCCCAGGAGACAGTCAGGATTGTGCTGGACTAAAAGCATTAATGGTGGTGACCATAGGCACCGTCCTCCGGAAAGAAAGGCACAATTTCTGCCTGGAGTTGCAACCCCAGCTGGGAGAGCATGCCTTCGAGGACATGGTCCGGGGAAAACCGGAGATAGGTCTGTTGTACTTCTAGGGGGACATGACGATTCCCTAGGTGATAAGCGGCTTTCAGCAGTAATAAGGGCGTCATTGCTGTCACCGTCATTACCGCTTCAGGCTTTGCCTTTACCTGCACGAGGGTCTGCTTATCGGCGGTTTGAAAATAGTCATCAGGGTGGATATGGCTGCCCCGGGGGAGATTAAAATGCACCGCTTGGCCCGTTTCCAGTTCGAGACGTTGGCGGCTTTTTTGTCGTTCTGCGGCGGTCAACGGGAGCTCGAGATCTACCTGGACAGACTCTTGGGGGTGGGGATGGTATTTTTGGGTGAGGATCAAATCGACTGCGGTGGTCATGGATTCCAGTTCGGTAATCAAGGGAACAAGGACAGGTTTAAAACATTGATTCAAGGTTGGGCAGTTGGTCGGTGAGGGATGTGGCGATCGCCTGGTAGTCCTGATTTAAACGCCGGAGCAGCGCCGTCACCAGGGCCCAATCCGCCGCCGTTGCTGCCGTCTCTAACGCTTGGCACTGGTGGGCAAATTGTTCTAAACGAAACAGGCGGCTACTAGATTTTAGAGTGTGGGCATTGCGGACAACTTCCGGTTGGCTATGTTGGGCAAGGCCCACCGCCATCGCAGTCAGCAATGTCGGGGTATCTGACAAAAAAGTTTCGACCAAATCTCGCATCACCTCCAGGTCATAGCTAACCAATTCGGCAAGGCCCTTCAGGTCAATTTCATCGGCGGCAGACGGTTGGGATGCCATGGCGTTAACAAGGGGGGGAGTGGGGCGTGCTGGGACTAACCTGGTTGCGGCAGTGGGCAGCCTTGAGGGCGTGGAGTAGTTTTTTAATCTGGATTGGCTTACTGAGGTAGTCATTCATGCCAGCATCAAGGCAAAGTTGGCGATCGCCCTGCATCGCATTGGCAGTCATGGCAATAATCCAGGGATAGCCCAGGGACTGGGGATTAGACCCATACCGGACGCGAATTTGGCGTGTTGCTTCAAGACCATCCATTGACGGCATTTGGATATCCATCAGAACTACATCATAACTTTGATGCTCCAGGCGATCTAGCACCTCTTGGCCATTGGTCGCCACCGTCGCTTCGTAGCCAATGCGTTTGAGAATATTGAGGGCCACCTTCTGATTGACGATATTATCTTCTGCTAAAAGAATGCGCAGAGGATAGGTCTGCCCAAAGGTTCCGTCAAGGGAGGAAGGAGAGGCCACCGCCGCCATGGGCGTTGTTTCGGTGAGGGCTAGGGTGAGGTAATGGTAAAGAGATTCTTGTTTAAGCGGTTGGCTCAGTTGTAAAAAAGCTTG
The nucleotide sequence above comes from [Synechococcus] sp. NIES-970. Encoded proteins:
- a CDS encoding signal transduction histidine kinase, producing the protein MGCSSPKLSSDLQCHLAYWQPLNAEILWIQDQTGTCIDFYGQQKIIRDSDRQRIIGEQVFTQWFDVAPHPYANALQQTTQGSPATLEGTFRWEDKAITLKLLLMPLPGSQLLVIGLPRATHNPVLPLSPLAHQKALTQIARKIRSTLDWVVIRQEAVNGIGETLQVSRCLLLATDEMQQSLRVEAEYRQPEMSSCLGIQWRSPNNLIFEQLAQTKEPQQTDVFHAVLPDSQSILIVPTLYQGSVNGLICLQQCNYPREWQEVEQEFAQEIAEQLGTAIAHATLYKELEHLHQTATEATRLKNDFLASTTHELRTPLNGIIGFLKLILDEMADDRTEELEFVGAAYESALHLLNLINDILDIAKIEAGKIDLEFQPIKLTELLDNLNNFARPQLQTKQLTWDIHIPESHDDIILYTDYRRIFQVLLNLVSNAIKFTPNGGITIDVELVFKPITYGDRQFPGVAKISVIDTGIGVALDMQTKLFENFSQVRGGHTRQYGGTGLGLAISKKLVEACGGKISFYSMGEGLGSTVTFSALLHQKPILKQSHHLDSQSIISTAESPANRYNGL
- a CDS encoding putative hydrolase of the alpha/beta superfamily protein codes for the protein MIGWLLTGFLLAYVGGCGLLFFQQRQLIFFPEAQPLNPIPATLTLTHEAVTIPVGQQQHLTGWWFPPPTNVKKAVLFLHGNGGLSDPNFQAIALWQRVGYGALVFNYRGYGSSSAGFPQEAQVYEDAIAAYEFLTREKNIPATQLMVHGHSLGGAVAVELSRQRPVAGLFLESTFTSMMAMATTKPQYRLFPVSFLLKQRFDSAAKIAQLQEPIFITHGAQDDLVPPAMGQSLWAIATAPKHFVLISGADHTNGAITGETAFKQGIDWLQQMTVTSGS
- a CDS encoding radical SAM enzyme, Cfr family; the encoded protein is MSQDVLLGKSLPELTHWVEATGQPSYRGKQLYDWLYNKGIHRLDEITVFPKAWRAEMAAYPVGRSQIHHHRTAPDGTRKYLLKLHDGLIVETVGIPTEKRLTVCVSSQVGCAMACDFCATGKSGFTRHLQAHEIIDQVLTVQEDFQQRVSHVVFMGMGEPLANLDQVLKSVYGLNQDIGIGQRSLTISTVGVPGKIRELADHHLQITFAVSLHAPNQHLRESIIPTASHYPFQELLDECREYVAITHRRISFEYILLAGVNDLPDHATELAKQLKGFQSHVNLIPYNPITEVPFQRPGKKRINVFKQILQDHKIAVTVRYSKGLEADAACGQLRSNFRRSAPATVK
- the tatA/E/B gene encoding twin-arginine translocation protein, translated to MNIFGIGLPEMALIFIIALLIFGPKKLPEIGRSLGKTIRSFQDASNEFQEEFKKEAEKIENTVSMQARLEEGNGDEAAVQTENAASEPKANS
- a CDS encoding hypothetical protein (conserved hypothetical protein); this translates as MDLDQQLHCLIEQAPQDGTMPRVMEQAIAPVLKTFAGRLKAQEYYVCQSLGGDWLVTTLAHRTDPQRTKTVVYGFETLALAQQSQGVDTNPSLVALAVPVTHLLFKLFSLAAVESVIFSETQGSIEIRRQELQQAIQEKLLGDLGDRPQQTPPSQWA
- a CDS encoding glycosyl transferase, group 1 family protein, producing MHVAWLGKKSPFCGNVTYGREVTNHLLDRGYNVSFLHFAQQEESEQVWRDCPEVFLPFLYKSQIYTIPSPKSSQVLMEALEKFQPDLVHASLTLSPLDFRLPDICRELNLPLVATFHPPFDSKLRNLQSSTQYLTYQLYAPCLANYDRVIVFSEIQKDMLVKLGVPQGTVQIIPNGVDEQKYCPAPSTYRRSLKAKRVFIYQGRIAPEKNVEALLKAWCVANMGEDCLLLIMGDGPLKASLESTYNDDQGIIWLGFVGDETQRLDLLRAADVFILPSLVEGLSLSLLEAMACGLACVATDAGADGEVLNQGAGIVLDTKGVTGQLKTLLPLLRDQAELVTILGHKARQRLLERYTLHNNISQLEQTYQSLCPAVVEPRHYPLPVQSP
- a CDS encoding multidrug efflux transporter, MFS family protein, yielding MSTETDLPTLPATDIPPIEGAIASPQTTAGFGPVLRNPQFLVLWIGQIFSQLADKIYLVLMIALIASHFQVAAQGISSWVSAVMIALTIPAILFGSVAGVYVDRWSKKGVLVVSNLLRGLFVLSLPALLWFVQDQPDWWELPPGFILLLGMTFLVSTLTQFFAPAEQAALPLIVDHKYLLAANSLYTTTMMALLIVGFAVGEPLLGLTDQLLAHFGIPGDWGKELVVGGGYAIAGLVLLALKTNETPKDRQQEQPHVWADIRDGLRYLNDNQRVRNALIQLVILFAVFAALAVVAVSLAAQIPGLKAEQFGFLLAAGGVGLGIGAFFLGHWGNHLPYRTLSFWGSIGTAIALLALSFSTHSLIFSLLSTTALGFFAALVGVPMQTTIQRETPAALRGKVFGLQNNAVNIALSLPLALAGVAEALFGLQPVLLGLSGLAIAGGVLNWCISRKS
- the ureE gene encoding urease accessory protein E, with amino-acid sequence MTTAVDLILTQKYHPHPQESVQVDLELPLTAAERQKSRQRLELETGQAVHFNLPRGSHIHPDDYFQTADKQTLVQVKAKPEAVMTVTAMTPLLLLKAAYHLGNRHVPLEVQQTYLRFSPDHVLEGMLSQLGLQLQAEIVPFFPEDGAYGHHH
- a CDS encoding signal transduction histidine-kinase, coding for MASQPSAADEIDLKGLAELVSYDLEVMRDLVETFLSDTPTLLTAMAVGLAQHSQPEVVRNAHTLKSSSRLFRLEQFAHQCQALETAATAADWALVTALLRRLNQDYQAIATSLTDQLPNLESMF